In Streptomyces chartreusis, the following proteins share a genomic window:
- a CDS encoding 2-hydroxyacid dehydrogenase encodes MTADVWLPIPPEDIEGLPEGPAYHFWNGAEEFPAEPARCAFYVVPYMKPPGLGQRPLPRMTHLEVVQTLSAGTDHVEPGLKHLRPGVRLCNARGVHEASTAELTLTLILASLRGVPDFVRAQDRGEWLGGFRPALADKNVLIVGYGSIGAAIEDRLTPFEVARVARVARSQRTTARGEVHPLTELPALLPEADVVILSTPLTETTRHLVDAGFLARMKEGALLVNVARGGVVDTKALLAELETGRITAALDVTDPEPLPREHPLWRAPGLLISPHVGGPTSAFLPRAKRLLVDQLSRYVNREPLRNVILTTGATHT; translated from the coding sequence ATGACTGCTGACGTGTGGCTCCCCATCCCGCCGGAAGACATCGAAGGTCTGCCCGAGGGCCCCGCCTACCACTTCTGGAACGGCGCCGAGGAATTCCCCGCGGAGCCGGCCCGGTGCGCCTTCTACGTCGTCCCGTACATGAAGCCGCCCGGGCTCGGACAGCGTCCCCTGCCTCGGATGACGCACCTGGAGGTCGTGCAGACGCTCTCCGCCGGCACCGACCACGTCGAGCCGGGCCTCAAGCACCTGCGTCCCGGCGTACGCCTGTGCAACGCGCGCGGGGTGCACGAGGCGAGCACCGCCGAGCTCACGCTCACCCTGATCCTCGCCTCGCTGCGCGGCGTCCCCGACTTCGTGCGGGCGCAGGACAGGGGGGAGTGGCTCGGCGGCTTCCGTCCCGCGCTGGCGGACAAGAACGTCCTCATCGTGGGATACGGCTCGATCGGTGCCGCCATCGAGGACCGGCTCACTCCGTTCGAGGTCGCGCGGGTGGCGCGCGTTGCGCGCTCGCAGCGCACCACGGCGCGCGGTGAAGTGCATCCGCTCACCGAACTGCCCGCTCTGCTTCCGGAAGCCGACGTCGTCATCCTGTCCACGCCCTTGACGGAAACCACGCGTCACCTGGTCGACGCCGGCTTCCTCGCCCGTATGAAGGAGGGCGCGCTGCTGGTCAACGTCGCCCGCGGCGGCGTGGTGGACACCAAGGCGCTGCTCGCCGAACTGGAGACCGGGCGCATCACCGCGGCCCTCGACGTCACCGACCCCGAGCCGCTGCCGCGCGAGCACCCCCTGTGGCGGGCCCCGGGCCTGCTGATCAGCCCTCATGTGGGCGGTCCGACGTCCGCGTTCCTGCCGCGCGCCAAGCGGTTGCTGGTGGACCAGTTGAGTCGTTACGTGAACCGGGAGCCGTTGCGCAACGTGATCCTTACGACGGGCGCGACGCACACGTGA
- the ilvN gene encoding acetolactate synthase small subunit yields MSKHTLSVLVENTPGILARIAALFSRRGFNIDSLAVGVTEHPDISRITIVVSVADLPLEQVTKQLNKLVNVLKIVELEPGSAVQRELVLVKVRADNETRSQIIEIVQLFRAKTVDVSPEAVTIEATGSSDKLEAMLKMLEPFGIKELVQSGTIAIGRGARSITDRSLRALDRSA; encoded by the coding sequence ATGTCCAAGCACACGCTCTCCGTCCTGGTGGAGAACACGCCGGGCATCCTCGCCCGGATCGCCGCCCTGTTCTCCCGCCGCGGCTTCAACATCGACTCGCTCGCGGTGGGCGTCACCGAGCACCCCGACATCTCCCGCATCACCATCGTGGTGAGCGTCGCCGACCTGCCGCTGGAGCAGGTGACGAAGCAGCTCAACAAGCTCGTCAACGTGCTGAAGATCGTCGAGCTGGAGCCGGGCTCGGCCGTTCAGCGCGAACTCGTCCTGGTGAAGGTGCGCGCCGACAACGAGACGCGCTCCCAGATCATCGAGATCGTCCAGCTGTTCCGTGCCAAGACCGTCGACGTCTCCCCGGAGGCCGTCACCATCGAGGCCACCGGCTCCAGTGACAAGCTGGAAGCCATGCTGAAGATGCTGGAGCCGTTCGGCATCAAGGAACTCGTCCAGTCCGGCACCATCGCGATCGGCCGCGGCGCGCGCTCGATCACGGACCGCTCGCTGCGCGCGCTCGACCGCTCGGCATAG
- a CDS encoding MFS transporter, translating into MTTNPTGTTSSPARAGRREWTAFGVLMLPLLLVSMDVSVLYFAIPAISADLEPSGTQQLWIFDIYAFVLAGLLMTMGSLGDRIGHRRLLLIGAAAFGTASLAAAYANSAEMLIAARALLGIGGATLMPSTMAMTRTMFTDPGQRAKAIGLWSGVMTAGIALGSVMSGLLVEYFWWGSVFLVNLPAMALLLLLGPIMLPEWRNPEPGRFDWLSVPLSMAAVLPVIYGLKEIPSEGWNVRYVVSITVGLLFAALFVHRQRTAASPMISPALFRGRGFAPSVALNLVSAFGIMGSAYFTTQYLQSVLGKSALEAALWALLPSVPIGAAAPVATHLVQKGVNRGYVVTGGFLIAASGFGVLSLAGTDSMALVLVACAVLAVGGVVVMSQIMDLAMGTAPLERAGSASSLMETGGEFGGALGMAVLGSIGTAIYRHEMPSSAPEAARETLGGALAVADRTPGLATAAREAFTSGMQGAAIAGAVLLAGAAVLAAVTLRRVEVREQTCETPDEPSKLSPSGV; encoded by the coding sequence ATGACAACGAACCCGACGGGCACCACCTCTTCGCCGGCCCGTGCCGGCCGCCGCGAATGGACCGCGTTCGGCGTGCTGATGCTGCCGCTGCTGCTGGTCTCGATGGATGTCTCGGTCCTCTACTTCGCGATCCCGGCGATCAGCGCGGACCTGGAGCCGAGCGGCACCCAGCAGCTGTGGATCTTCGACATCTACGCGTTCGTCCTGGCCGGACTGCTGATGACGATGGGCTCGCTCGGCGACCGCATCGGCCACCGCCGGCTCCTGCTGATCGGCGCCGCCGCCTTCGGCACCGCCTCACTGGCGGCGGCGTACGCGAACAGCGCCGAGATGCTGATCGCGGCCCGCGCGCTCCTCGGCATCGGCGGCGCGACCCTGATGCCGTCGACGATGGCCATGACCCGCACGATGTTCACCGACCCCGGCCAGCGCGCGAAGGCGATCGGTCTGTGGTCCGGCGTGATGACGGCCGGGATCGCGCTCGGTTCGGTGATGAGCGGGCTGCTGGTCGAGTACTTCTGGTGGGGCTCGGTCTTCCTGGTCAACCTGCCCGCGATGGCGCTCCTGCTGCTCCTCGGCCCGATCATGCTCCCCGAGTGGCGCAACCCCGAGCCCGGCCGCTTCGACTGGCTGAGCGTCCCGCTGTCGATGGCGGCCGTGCTCCCCGTGATCTACGGCCTGAAGGAGATCCCCTCCGAGGGCTGGAACGTCCGGTACGTCGTCTCGATCACCGTCGGCCTGCTGTTCGCGGCCCTCTTCGTGCACCGCCAGCGCACGGCGGCCTCGCCGATGATCTCCCCGGCCCTGTTCCGCGGCCGCGGCTTCGCCCCCTCGGTCGCCCTGAACCTCGTCTCCGCGTTCGGCATCATGGGCTCGGCGTACTTCACCACGCAGTACCTCCAGTCGGTGCTCGGCAAGAGCGCCCTGGAAGCGGCCCTGTGGGCGCTGCTGCCGTCGGTGCCGATCGGCGCGGCGGCCCCGGTCGCGACCCACCTGGTGCAGAAGGGCGTCAACCGCGGCTACGTCGTCACCGGGGGCTTCCTGATCGCCGCGTCCGGCTTCGGGGTGCTGTCCCTCGCGGGGACGGACTCGATGGCGCTGGTGCTGGTCGCGTGCGCGGTCCTCGCCGTCGGCGGCGTCGTGGTGATGTCCCAGATCATGGACCTGGCGATGGGCACGGCCCCGCTGGAGCGGGCGGGCTCCGCGTCCTCCCTGATGGAGACCGGCGGCGAGTTCGGCGGGGCGCTCGGCATGGCGGTGCTCGGTTCGATCGGCACGGCGATCTACCGCCACGAGATGCCGAGCTCGGCCCCGGAGGCCGCCCGCGAGACGCTGGGTGGAGCACTGGCGGTCGCCGACCGCACCCCTGGCCTGGCCACTGCCGCGCGGGAGGCGTTCACCAGCGGGATGCAGGGCGCGGCGATCGCGGGTGCGGTGCTGCTGGCGGGAGCGGCGGTGCTGGCGGCCGTCACGCTGCGGCGGGTCGAGGTCCGGGAGCAGACATGCGAAACGCCGGACGAACCGAGCAAGCTCAGTCCGTCCGGCGTCTGA
- a CDS encoding putative bifunctional diguanylate cyclase/phosphodiesterase, whose translation MSSPPPPTTTLDGALRAQRPSAVTLPRPSSSGNGSGLFPQVTLALVCAGYAVGSALGWGSEQLALIMGDFGLAAAAAAAAVSCFRYARSRRIRFRPAWLLFALSSAMAALGNLVWGWYEVVLERPVPSPSYADGFFLCFAPPAIVGLLVLAKRPVTKAGWVCLGLDAWLIGGSLLTLAWSLALAQAAKIDAGGGASVSHTALSLAYPLLDIALVSMVLALHFRRSSANRTAVNTAIGALALTVMCDALFTSPLLHNSYRSGQLLDAGWFAGSLLLAYAPWATPRHGSEECDRHGSTGHTRVVHEHLPGQRGGGHHPNPAQGGDHTRYPVTRPIAGSLAALTPYLAAAVCTLGILYNVLNGRSVDRVVLITGGTVVLALVVRQGIMLLDNITLTQELAQKENHFRSLVQGSSDVIMIAAPNGILRYVSPAAAGVYGRTAEDLVGSELANLIHPEDLGCVVHEVRRFLAASPLEEPTTRIECRFRSGDGGTSRSSGAESGGGWLNVESTVNRHHGGLIFNSRDVTERVRLQAQLQHNAEHDPLTDLPNRALFTKRVQHALSGRRASDRGLALRNTAVLFIDLDGFKGVNDTIGHQAGDELLVQAARRLQEAVRQGDTASRLGGDEFAALIVGDNTRDRTARERHILELADRLRMTLSQPYLIDGNDVRVNASIGVAFAEPGLGAGELLRNADLAMYRAKAGGKGRVELYKPQMQQDVVRKAELATRLRAALHDGEFALLHQPVVCLEDGRITSVAAQARWRSSQGVLFTPAEFLRVAEDSDKTAELGRWMLEEAVEQAAERTATGLAVPIAVRMSARRLLDRSMPLGSIEALLTRHGLPSGSLVVELSDLDPRIALDDLERRLSGLHRLGVRVALDGFGSGYAAITALRRLPVDVLKLDRGLVEGVVESARLHKITSGLLRIAGDLGLQSVADGVDLPEQVVALRSMGCTHGQGMAFSGPLDEYRLRRALSSGHYPVPHGPAEPAFAGGGTAVYTSGVPAVLGGGSALRSHNETPVPPT comes from the coding sequence GTGAGCTCGCCACCGCCCCCCACGACGACGCTCGACGGAGCGCTGCGGGCACAGCGGCCGTCGGCTGTGACGCTGCCTCGTCCCTCGTCGAGCGGCAATGGCTCGGGACTGTTCCCGCAAGTGACCCTGGCCCTGGTGTGCGCGGGATACGCCGTCGGTTCTGCGCTCGGCTGGGGTTCGGAGCAACTGGCGCTGATCATGGGCGACTTCGGGCTGGCGGCAGCGGCGGCAGCGGCCGCCGTGTCCTGCTTCCGCTACGCCAGAAGCCGCCGTATCCGCTTTCGACCCGCATGGCTGCTGTTCGCCCTCTCCTCGGCCATGGCGGCCCTCGGCAACCTGGTCTGGGGGTGGTACGAGGTCGTCCTGGAGCGCCCCGTCCCCAGCCCCTCGTACGCCGACGGGTTCTTCCTGTGCTTCGCGCCGCCCGCCATCGTGGGACTCCTGGTGCTCGCCAAGCGCCCGGTGACCAAGGCGGGCTGGGTCTGCCTGGGGCTGGACGCCTGGCTGATCGGCGGCTCGCTGCTGACGCTGGCGTGGAGCCTCGCCCTGGCCCAGGCCGCCAAGATCGACGCCGGCGGCGGGGCGAGCGTGTCCCACACCGCGCTCTCGCTGGCCTACCCGCTGCTCGACATCGCACTGGTCAGCATGGTGCTCGCGCTGCACTTCCGGCGCTCCTCGGCCAACCGCACCGCGGTCAACACCGCGATCGGCGCGCTCGCCCTGACCGTGATGTGCGACGCCCTGTTCACCTCGCCGCTGCTGCACAACAGCTACCGCTCCGGCCAACTGCTCGACGCGGGCTGGTTCGCCGGCTCCCTGCTCCTGGCGTACGCCCCGTGGGCCACGCCCCGGCACGGCTCCGAGGAGTGCGACCGGCACGGCTCGACGGGGCACACGCGCGTGGTCCACGAGCACCTGCCCGGACAGCGCGGCGGGGGCCATCACCCCAACCCCGCACAGGGAGGTGATCACACCCGGTACCCGGTCACCCGGCCGATCGCGGGCTCCCTGGCCGCGCTCACGCCGTACCTCGCCGCCGCGGTGTGCACCCTGGGGATCCTCTACAACGTCCTCAACGGCCGCAGCGTCGACCGCGTGGTGCTCATCACCGGCGGCACCGTCGTGCTGGCGCTCGTGGTGCGCCAGGGCATCATGCTGCTCGACAACATCACCCTCACCCAGGAACTGGCGCAGAAGGAGAACCACTTCCGCTCCCTGGTGCAGGGCTCCAGCGACGTCATCATGATCGCCGCACCCAACGGCATCCTCCGGTACGTCTCCCCGGCCGCCGCCGGGGTCTACGGCCGCACCGCCGAGGATCTGGTGGGATCGGAACTGGCCAATCTCATCCACCCGGAGGACCTGGGCTGCGTGGTGCACGAGGTGCGCCGCTTCCTCGCCGCCAGCCCGCTCGAGGAACCCACTACGCGCATCGAGTGCCGTTTCCGGTCCGGGGATGGGGGCACCTCCCGCTCGAGCGGAGCCGAGAGCGGGGGAGGCTGGCTCAACGTCGAGTCGACCGTCAACCGACACCACGGCGGCCTCATCTTCAACAGCCGGGACGTGACCGAGAGAGTGCGCCTCCAGGCGCAGCTCCAGCACAACGCCGAGCACGACCCGCTCACCGACCTGCCCAACCGGGCTCTGTTCACCAAGCGGGTCCAGCACGCCCTGTCCGGCCGCCGGGCCTCCGACCGCGGCCTCGCCCTGCGCAACACCGCCGTCCTGTTCATCGATCTCGACGGCTTCAAGGGCGTCAACGACACGATCGGGCACCAGGCCGGGGACGAGCTGCTCGTCCAGGCCGCCCGCCGACTCCAGGAGGCGGTCCGGCAGGGCGACACCGCGTCCCGGCTGGGCGGCGACGAGTTCGCGGCCCTGATCGTCGGGGACAACACCCGGGACCGCACCGCCCGTGAACGGCACATCCTGGAGCTCGCCGACCGCCTCAGGATGACCCTGTCCCAGCCGTACCTCATCGACGGCAACGATGTCCGGGTCAACGCCTCCATCGGCGTCGCCTTCGCCGAACCGGGCCTCGGCGCGGGGGAGTTGCTGCGCAACGCCGACCTGGCCATGTACCGCGCGAAGGCGGGCGGCAAGGGCCGGGTCGAGCTGTACAAACCGCAGATGCAGCAGGACGTCGTACGCAAGGCGGAGCTGGCCACGCGGCTGCGTGCCGCGCTGCACGACGGCGAGTTCGCGCTGCTGCACCAGCCGGTGGTGTGCCTGGAGGACGGCCGGATCACATCAGTCGCCGCCCAGGCGCGCTGGCGGTCCTCGCAAGGGGTGCTGTTCACGCCCGCCGAGTTCCTGCGGGTGGCCGAGGACAGCGACAAGACCGCCGAGCTGGGCCGCTGGATGCTGGAGGAGGCCGTCGAGCAGGCCGCGGAGCGCACCGCGACCGGGCTCGCCGTGCCCATCGCGGTCCGGATGAGCGCGCGCCGGCTGCTGGACCGGTCGATGCCGCTCGGCTCGATCGAGGCGCTGCTGACCCGGCACGGGCTGCCGTCCGGGTCGCTGGTCGTCGAGCTGTCCGACCTCGACCCGCGGATCGCGCTGGATGACCTGGAGCGCCGTCTGAGCGGCCTGCACAGACTCGGCGTCCGGGTGGCCCTGGACGGCTTCGGCAGCGGGTACGCCGCGATCACCGCGCTGCGCAGACTCCCCGTCGACGTGCTCAAGCTCGACCGCGGGCTGGTCGAGGGCGTCGTCGAGTCGGCGCGGCTGCACAAGATCACCAGCGGGCTGCTGCGGATCGCCGGCGACCTCGGGCTCCAGTCCGTGGCCGACGGCGTGGACCTGCCCGAGCAGGTCGTCGCACTGCGGTCGATGGGCTGCACCCACGGGCAGGGCATGGCGTTCTCCGGGCCGCTGGACGAGTACCGGCTGCGCCGGGCGCTCAGTTCCGGCCACTATCCGGTGCCGCACGGGCCGGCGGAGCCCGCGTTCGCCGGCGGGGGCACGGCGGTGTACACCAGTGGTGTCCCCGCTGTTCTCGGAGGCGGCAGTGCCCTGCGTTCACATAATGAGACTCCCGTCCCACCCACTTGA
- the ilvC gene encoding ketol-acid reductoisomerase, whose protein sequence is MAELFYDADADLSIIQGRKVAVIGYGSQGHAHALSLRDSGVDVRVGLHEGSKSKAKAEEQGLRVVTPSEAAAEADVIMILVPDPIQAQVYEESIKDNLNDGDALFFGHGFNIRFGFIKPPAGVDVCMVAPKGPGHLVRRQYEEGRGVPCIAAVEQDASGNAFALALSYAKGIGGTRAGVIKTTFTEETETDLFGEQAVLCGGTAALVKAGFETLTEAGYQPEIAYFECLHELKLIVDLMYEGGLEKMRWSISETAEWGDYVTGPRIITDATKAEMKQVLAEIQDGTFAQAWMDEYHGGLKKYNEYQQQDSEHLLETTGKELRKLMSWVNEDA, encoded by the coding sequence GTGGCCGAGCTGTTCTACGACGCCGACGCCGACCTGTCCATCATCCAGGGCCGCAAGGTCGCGGTCATCGGTTACGGCAGCCAGGGCCACGCCCACGCGCTGTCGCTCCGTGACTCGGGTGTCGACGTGCGTGTCGGTCTGCACGAGGGCTCCAAGTCCAAGGCCAAGGCCGAGGAGCAGGGCCTGCGCGTGGTGACGCCGTCGGAGGCCGCCGCCGAGGCCGACGTCATCATGATCCTGGTGCCGGACCCGATCCAGGCCCAGGTCTACGAGGAGTCCATCAAGGACAACCTCAACGACGGCGACGCCCTGTTCTTCGGGCACGGCTTCAACATCCGCTTCGGCTTCATCAAGCCCCCGGCCGGCGTGGACGTCTGCATGGTCGCCCCGAAGGGCCCGGGCCACCTGGTGCGCCGCCAGTACGAGGAGGGCCGCGGCGTTCCCTGCATCGCGGCCGTCGAGCAGGACGCGTCGGGCAACGCCTTCGCGCTCGCCCTGTCGTACGCCAAGGGCATCGGCGGCACCCGCGCCGGCGTCATCAAGACGACCTTCACCGAGGAGACCGAGACCGACCTGTTCGGTGAGCAGGCCGTCCTCTGCGGTGGTACGGCCGCCCTGGTCAAGGCCGGTTTCGAGACGCTGACCGAGGCCGGCTACCAGCCGGAGATCGCGTACTTCGAGTGCCTGCACGAGCTGAAGCTGATCGTGGACCTCATGTACGAGGGCGGCCTGGAGAAGATGCGCTGGTCGATCTCCGAGACCGCCGAGTGGGGCGACTACGTCACCGGCCCGCGGATCATCACCGACGCCACCAAGGCCGAGATGAAGCAGGTCCTCGCCGAGATCCAGGACGGCACCTTCGCCCAGGCCTGGATGGACGAGTACCACGGCGGTCTGAAGAAGTACAACGAGTACCAGCAGCAGGACTCCGAGCACCTGCTGGAGACCACCGGCAAGGAGCTGCGCAAGCTCATGAGCTGGGTCAACGAGGACGCGTAA
- a CDS encoding acetolactate synthase large subunit translates to MTEQASGAHHPQPRPRSGGHQSAPEHVTGAQSLIRSLEEVGADTVFGIPGGTILPAYDPMMDSKRVRHVLVRHEQGAGHAATGYAQATGKVGVCMATSGPGATNLVTPIADAMMDSVPLVAITGQVVSKSIGTDAFQEADIVGITMPITKHSFLVTKAEDIPRAIAQAFHIAATGRPGPVLVDIPKDILQAKTTFSWPPVMDLPGYRPVTKPHAKQIREAAKLITQAKRPVLYVGGGVIKAGATAELKVLAELTGAPVTTTLMALGAFPDSHPLHVGMPGMHGAVTAVTALQKADLIVALGARFDDRVTGNLDSFAPYAKIVHADIDPAEIGKNRAADVPIVGDAREVIADLVQAVQKEHAEGHKGDYTAWWKDLSRWRDTYPLGYDQPEDGSLSPQQVIERIGQLAPEGTVFAAGVGQHQMWAAHYIQYEKPATWLNSGGAGTMGYAVPAAMGAKAGVPDRTVWAVDGDGCFQMTNQELTTCALNNIPIKVAIINNGALGMVRQWQTLFYNQRYSNTVLHSGPDDVNPEARGTRVPDFVKLSEAMGCYAIRCENPADLDKVIEEANSINDRPVVVDFIVHEDAMVWPMVAAGTSNDEIMAARDVRPDFGDNEDD, encoded by the coding sequence ATGACCGAGCAGGCCTCCGGGGCCCATCATCCGCAGCCGCGGCCCCGATCCGGAGGACACCAGTCCGCCCCCGAGCACGTCACGGGTGCGCAGTCCCTCATCCGTTCGCTCGAGGAGGTCGGCGCCGACACGGTATTCGGCATTCCCGGGGGCACCATCCTTCCGGCGTACGACCCGATGATGGACTCCAAGCGGGTGCGTCACGTGCTGGTCCGCCATGAGCAGGGCGCCGGACACGCGGCCACCGGTTACGCGCAGGCCACCGGCAAGGTCGGCGTCTGCATGGCGACCAGCGGCCCCGGTGCCACCAACCTGGTGACGCCGATCGCCGACGCGATGATGGACTCGGTGCCGCTCGTGGCGATCACCGGTCAGGTCGTCTCCAAGTCGATCGGTACGGACGCCTTCCAGGAGGCGGACATCGTCGGCATCACCATGCCGATCACCAAGCACAGCTTCCTGGTCACCAAGGCGGAGGACATCCCCCGGGCGATCGCGCAGGCGTTCCACATCGCCGCCACCGGCCGCCCGGGACCGGTCCTGGTCGACATCCCCAAGGACATCCTCCAGGCGAAGACCACCTTCTCCTGGCCGCCCGTCATGGACCTGCCCGGCTACCGGCCCGTCACCAAGCCGCACGCCAAGCAGATCCGCGAGGCCGCCAAGCTGATCACCCAGGCCAAGCGGCCCGTCCTCTACGTCGGCGGCGGTGTGATCAAGGCCGGCGCCACCGCCGAGCTGAAGGTCCTCGCCGAACTCACCGGAGCGCCCGTCACCACCACCCTGATGGCGCTCGGCGCATTCCCCGACAGCCACCCGCTGCACGTGGGAATGCCGGGCATGCACGGTGCGGTCACCGCCGTCACCGCGCTGCAGAAGGCCGACCTGATCGTCGCCCTCGGAGCCCGCTTCGACGACCGCGTCACCGGCAACCTGGACAGCTTCGCCCCGTACGCCAAGATCGTCCACGCCGACATCGACCCGGCCGAGATCGGCAAGAACCGCGCGGCGGACGTGCCGATCGTCGGTGACGCCCGCGAGGTCATCGCCGACCTGGTCCAGGCCGTCCAGAAGGAGCACGCCGAGGGCCACAAGGGCGACTACACCGCCTGGTGGAAGGACCTCAGCCGCTGGCGGGACACCTACCCGCTCGGCTACGACCAGCCCGAGGACGGCTCGCTGTCCCCGCAGCAGGTCATCGAGCGCATCGGCCAACTCGCCCCCGAGGGCACGGTCTTCGCGGCCGGCGTCGGCCAGCACCAGATGTGGGCCGCGCACTACATCCAGTACGAGAAGCCGGCCACGTGGCTGAACTCCGGCGGCGCCGGAACCATGGGCTACGCGGTCCCCGCGGCCATGGGCGCCAAGGCCGGGGTCCCGGACCGGACCGTCTGGGCGGTCGACGGCGACGGCTGCTTCCAGATGACCAATCAGGAGCTCACCACCTGCGCCCTGAACAACATCCCGATCAAGGTCGCCATCATCAACAACGGCGCCCTCGGGATGGTCCGCCAGTGGCAGACCCTCTTCTACAACCAGCGCTACTCCAACACCGTCCTGCACTCCGGGCCCGACGACGTCAACCCGGAGGCCAGGGGCACCCGCGTCCCCGACTTCGTGAAGCTGTCGGAGGCCATGGGCTGCTACGCGATCCGCTGCGAGAACCCCGCCGACCTCGACAAGGTCATCGAAGAGGCGAACTCCATCAACGACCGCCCGGTCGTCGTCGACTTCATCGTCCACGAGGACGCCATGGTGTGGCCGATGGTCGCCGCCGGCACCTCCAACGACGAGATCATGGCCGCCCGGGACGTGCGCCCCGACTTCGGCGACAACGAAGACGACTGA
- the serA gene encoding phosphoglycerate dehydrogenase produces the protein MSSKPVVLIAEELSPATVDALGPDFEIRHCNGADRAELLPAIADVDAILVRSATKVDAEAIAAAKKLKVVARAGVGLDNVDVSAATKAGVMVVNAPTSNIVTAAELACGLLLATARNIPQANAALKNGEWKRSKYTGVELAEKTLGVVGLGRIGALVAQRMSAFGMKVVAYDPYVQPARAAQMGVKVLTLDELLEVSDFITVHLPKTPETLGLIGDEALRKVKPSVRIVNAARGGIVDEEALYSALKEGRVAGAGLDVYAKEPCTDSPLFEFDQVVSTPHLGASTDEAQEKAGIAVAKSVRLALAGELVPDAVNVQGGVIAEDVKPGLPLAERLGRIFTALAGEVAVRLDVEVYGEITQHDVKVLELSALKGVFEDVVDETVSYVNAPLFAQERGVEVRLTTSSEATDHRNVVTVRGTLADGEEVSVSGTLAGPKHLQKIVAVGEYDVDLALADHMAVLRYEDRPGVVGTVGRILGEAGINIAGMQVSRAVAGGEALAVLTVDDTVTQAVLTEVAEEIGATSARSVNLV, from the coding sequence GTGAGCTCGAAACCCGTCGTACTCATCGCTGAAGAGCTGTCGCCCGCGACCGTGGACGCCCTTGGTCCGGACTTCGAGATCCGGCACTGCAACGGCGCCGACCGGGCCGAGCTGCTGCCCGCCATCGCCGACGTGGACGCGATCCTGGTCCGCTCCGCCACCAAGGTCGACGCCGAGGCCATCGCCGCGGCCAAGAAGCTCAAGGTCGTCGCGCGAGCTGGCGTCGGCCTGGACAACGTCGACGTCTCCGCCGCCACCAAGGCCGGCGTGATGGTCGTCAACGCCCCCACCTCGAACATCGTGACCGCCGCCGAGCTCGCCTGCGGTCTGCTGCTCGCCACCGCCCGCAACATCCCGCAGGCCAACGCCGCGCTGAAGAACGGCGAGTGGAAGCGCAGCAAGTACACGGGCGTGGAGCTCGCCGAGAAGACCCTCGGTGTCGTCGGCCTCGGCCGCATCGGCGCGCTCGTCGCGCAGCGCATGTCCGCCTTCGGCATGAAGGTCGTCGCCTACGACCCCTACGTGCAGCCCGCGCGCGCCGCGCAGATGGGCGTGAAGGTGCTGACGCTGGACGAGCTGCTCGAGGTCTCCGACTTCATCACCGTCCACCTGCCCAAGACCCCCGAGACCCTCGGCCTGATCGGCGACGAGGCGCTGCGCAAGGTCAAGCCGAGCGTGCGCATCGTCAACGCCGCGCGCGGCGGGATCGTCGACGAGGAGGCGCTGTACTCCGCCCTCAAGGAGGGCCGGGTCGCCGGTGCCGGACTCGACGTGTACGCGAAGGAGCCCTGCACGGACTCCCCGCTGTTCGAGTTCGACCAGGTCGTCTCCACTCCGCACCTCGGCGCCTCCACTGACGAGGCGCAGGAGAAGGCCGGTATCGCCGTCGCCAAGTCGGTGCGCCTCGCGCTCGCCGGTGAGCTGGTCCCGGACGCGGTCAACGTCCAGGGCGGCGTCATCGCCGAGGACGTCAAGCCGGGTCTGCCGCTCGCCGAGCGCCTCGGCCGTATCTTCACGGCGCTCGCCGGTGAGGTCGCGGTCCGCCTCGACGTCGAGGTGTACGGCGAGATCACCCAGCACGATGTGAAGGTGCTGGAGCTGTCCGCCCTCAAGGGCGTCTTCGAGGACGTGGTCGACGAGACCGTGTCGTACGTCAACGCCCCGCTGTTCGCCCAGGAGCGCGGTGTCGAGGTGCGGCTGACGACCAGCTCGGAGGCGACCGACCACCGCAACGTCGTCACCGTGCGCGGCACGCTCGCGGACGGCGAGGAGGTGTCGGTCTCCGGCACGCTGGCCGGCCCCAAGCACCTCCAGAAGATCGTCGCGGTCGGCGAGTACGACGTGGACCTCGCGCTGGCCGACCACATGGCCGTGCTGCGCTACGAGGACCGTCCCGGTGTCGTCGGCACCGTCGGCCGCATCCTCGGCGAGGCCGGGATCAACATCGCCGGCATGCAGGTGTCGCGTGCGGTCGCCGGCGGCGAGGCGCTGGCCGTCCTCACCGTCGACGACACGGTGACGCAGGCGGTGCTGACCGAGGTGGCCGAGGAGATCGGCGCGACCTCGGCCCGCTCCGTGAACCTGGTCTGA